The following are encoded in a window of Ogataea parapolymorpha DL-1 chromosome VII, whole genome shotgun sequence genomic DNA:
- a CDS encoding General alpha-glucoside permease — protein MPEFVENIEKPEEVEVIPDITKKINTLSDSDDGSGAFNDYIARFVEISTNAQNNEHQEKHMSLKEGLKTFPKAACWSIVLSTAIIMEGYDTMLLNSLYSMQSFAKKYGQYYPEIDEYQVPAKWQTSLSMSTYVGEIVGLYIAGLVAEKWGYRRTLICFMAAVVGLIFILFFAVDVQMLLAGELLCGIVWGAFQTLTVSYASEVCPVVLRIYLTTYVNACWVIGQLIAACLLRGTMTLTNEWSYKIPFAVQWIWPVPIMIGIYLAPESPWWLVKKNRDAEAKRSIMRLLSPNTEVPDVAPLAEAMLNKMQLTIKEESARTSNVSYLDCFKHGNFRRTRIASMIWLIQNITGSVLMGYSTYFYIQAGLDSGMSFTFSIIQYALGLLGTIASWLLSQKMGRFDIYFLGLSINTCILIIVGGLGFSSSSSASWAIGSLLLVFTFVYDSSIGPITYCTVAEIPSSTVRAKTVALARNWYNLSQIPLSIVTPYMLNPTAWNWKAKAALLWAGLSVCSLIYIWFEFPETKGRTYAELDILFKNGTSARKFKSTQVETFNPEEMLKKMNNEDIIQVVDGDLDAGAATAKV, from the coding sequence ATGCCTGAGTTCGTCGAAAACATCGAGAAGCCTGAAGAAGTGGAAGTCATTCCAGACATCACAAAGAAAATTAACACTCTTTCTGACAGTGATGATGGAAGTGGTGCTTTCAACGACTACATTGCCAGATTCGTGGAGATTTCGACGAATGCCCAGAATAATGAgcatcaagaaaaacacaTGTCGCTGAAGGAAGGTCTGAAAACTTTCCCGAAAGCTGCCTGCTGGTCGATTGTGCTTTCCACAGCCATCATCATGGAAGGATACGATACCATGCTCTTGAATAGTTTGTACTCGATGCAATCTTTCGCCAAAAAATACGGCCAGTACTACCCGGAAATTGACGAGTACCAGGTCCCTGCCAAGTGGCAGACGTCGCTTTCGATGTCGACTTATGTCGGTGAAATTGTCGGACTGTACATTGCAGGTCTTGTTGCCGAGAAATGGGGATACAGACGTACGTTGATATGCTTCATGGCAGCCGTTGTGGGTTTAATCTTCATTCTTTTCTTTGCGGTCGACGTGCAGATGCTGCTTGCCGGCGAGCTGCTCTGTGGTATTGTCTGGGGTGCATTCCAGACTCTTACAGTGTCATACGCCTCTGAAGTCTGTCCCGTTGTCCTGAGAATCTACCTTACCACTTATGTCAATGCGTGCTGGGTTATCGGACAGTTAATTGCTGCTTGTTTGCTGAGAGGCACTATGACCCTGACCAACGAGTGGTCATACAAAATTCCTTTCGCCGTTCAGTGGATCTGGCCTGTGCCAATCATGATTGGAATCTACCTGGCCCCGGAGTCGCCCTGGTGGCTGGTTAAAAAGAACCGGGACGCAGAAGCCAAGAGAAGTATCATGAGACTTTTGAGTCCAAACACCGAGGTGCCAGACGTTGCTCCGCTAGCCGAGGCAATGCTGAACAAAATGCAACTAACCATCAAGGAAGAGTCTGCGCGCACATCCAATGTCTCGTACCTTGACTGCTTCAAACACGGCAACTTCAGAAGAACAAGGATTGCCTCCATGATCTGGCTCATCCAGAATATCACTGGATCTGTCTTGATGGGCTATTCGACCTACTTTTACATCCAGGCAGGACTTGATAGCGGTATGTCTTTCACTTTCTCTATCATCCAATATGCACTGGGTCTTCTTGGAACAATTGCCTCGTGGCTGCTGTCGCAAAAAATGGGCCGTTTCGACATCTATTTCTTGGGTCTTAGCATAAACACATGCATCCTGATAATTGTCGGAGGTTTGGGCTTCTCTTCATCGAGCAGTGCGTCTTGGGCAATTGGTTCGTTGCTCCTTGTCTTCACTTTTGTCTACGACTCATCCATCGGTCCTATCACCTACTGTACGGTTGCAGAAATCCCTTCGTCAACGGTGCGTGCCAAGACAGTTGCCCTTGCAAGAAACTGGTACAATCTGTCTCAAATCCCGCTCTCCATTGTCACTCCATACATGCTGAATCCGACTGCTTGGAACTGGAAAGCAAAAGCAGCCCTTTTATGGGCAGGCTTGTCTGTTTGCTCACTGATCTACATCTGGTTCGAGTTCCCAGAAACAAAAGGAAGAACTTATGCTGAACTGGACATCCTATTCAAAAACGGTACCAGTGCCCGTAAGTTTAAGTCCACTCAGGTGGAAACATTCAATCCTGAGGAAAtgttaaaaaaaatgaatAATGAGGATATTATacaggttgttgatggcgaCCTGGATGCCGGTGCGGCCACTGCTAAAGTTTAA